A stretch of the Clostridium botulinum genome encodes the following:
- a CDS encoding zinc ribbon domain-containing protein, with amino-acid sequence MYNIEINCFYGNKNLNKIMWDISNVEFTLKDNIRGVHALDRGNYMFSKNYIPHLFSEVLRCGECSGDMCYRESYNGYKCSNSQKQKGVCTSHSIKEEYLKEYIVKSLRYHVKCKVYKEEFYDWAYEKARCKDIYKMRLNIIDKKIISLKDKFKKVYLDKIVNKIDERNFENMVNNIQTKHALLSSEKNKVLKIMKSNKALDDIYKVYEKSMDDTLQFNNVKKYMIDKLVDSIVVYEDKINKTKQLDINYKFKI; translated from the coding sequence ATGTACAATATAGAAATAAATTGTTTCTATGGAAATAAAAATTTAAATAAGATTATGTGGGATATATCTAATGTTGAATTTACTTTAAAAGATAATATTAGAGGAGTTCATGCATTAGATAGGGGAAATTATATGTTTTCTAAGAATTACATACCACACTTATTTTCAGAAGTTCTAAGATGTGGAGAGTGTAGTGGAGATATGTGTTATAGGGAAAGTTATAATGGATATAAATGTTCAAATAGTCAAAAACAAAAAGGTGTGTGTACATCACATTCTATAAAAGAAGAATATTTGAAAGAATATATAGTTAAATCCTTAAGATATCATGTGAAATGTAAAGTTTATAAAGAAGAATTTTACGATTGGGCATATGAAAAGGCAAGATGTAAGGATATATATAAGATGAGATTAAATATAATTGATAAAAAAATTATATCATTAAAGGATAAATTTAAAAAAGTTTATTTAGATAAAATAGTTAATAAAATAGATGAAAGAAATTTTGAGAATATGGTTAATAATATACAAACAAAACATGCGTTGTTATCTAGTGAGAAAAATAAAGTTTTAAAAATTATGAAGAGTAACAAGGCATTAGATGATATATATAAGGTGTATGAAAAAAGCATGGATGATACATTACAATTTAATAATGTAAAAAAATATATGATTGATAAACTAGTAGATTCTATAGTTGTATATGAGGACAAAATTAATAAAACAAAACAATTAGATATAAATTATAAGTTTAAAATATAA
- a CDS encoding nitroreductase family protein, giving the protein MSNIIIETIKSRRSIRGYKNEQITDKQLNEILEVGMHAPSSHNSQSWHFTVIQNKEVINNISNKSKEVMLNHEDSAVVQMGKSDNNIFYNAPTVIVVSGNENSNSGSTLVDCSAAIENMLIAAESLGLGSIWIGQIKFFFTLKDEVKKLNIPEGYKPHYAIAIGYKDEDTKIKDKIINRNVINFIK; this is encoded by the coding sequence ATGAGCAATATTATAATTGAAACTATAAAAAGTAGGAGAAGTATAAGAGGATATAAAAACGAACAAATAACAGATAAACAATTAAATGAAATTTTAGAGGTTGGCATGCATGCGCCAAGTTCACATAATAGTCAATCATGGCATTTTACTGTAATTCAAAATAAGGAAGTAATAAATAATATTAGTAATAAATCTAAAGAAGTAATGCTAAATCATGAGGATAGCGCAGTTGTTCAAATGGGGAAGAGTGACAATAATATATTTTATAATGCACCAACTGTTATTGTAGTTTCTGGTAATGAAAATTCCAATTCAGGTTCTACGCTAGTTGATTGTTCAGCAGCAATTGAAAATATGCTTATAGCGGCAGAGTCACTGGGTCTTGGATCTATTTGGATAGGACAAATAAAGTTTTTCTTTACACTTAAAGATGAAGTTAAAAAATTAAATATACCAGAGGGATATAAGCCTCACTATGCAATTGCAATAGGATACAAAGATGAAGATACTAAGATTAAGGATAAAATAATAAATAGAAATGTAATAAATTTTATTAAATAA
- a CDS encoding recombinase family protein, whose amino-acid sequence MKKIWNVAIYTRVSTDKKEQSESIPAQIQSLKKWILEKNGNDKQEIYKLQQVYKDQGFSGSNFERESFINMKKDIENEKINMVLTRDLSRFARNYITAGYYLEDYFKNKGVRFVSVLDNVDTIDEVDDIVPFKNILNEMYIKDCSRRTRDGLKQRMIRGSSIASKPPYGYRFEENYDESIKSIKLVPREDETTKVVKKIFELYIQGFGMGRIATYLNDRGIAPPSALIKNFSRSKFKLWNNNTIRSILTNPKYAGIMVQGRWKKVSYKIKKIRPTSKDEWIIGGEFKGIVSKQIFEIVQELMKKRSKVFRHKGGNLHLFSGVLKCNECGGSMSYRGDFKGYKCTNSQMGGGRCTAHSIKEEYLIKQIKENIKKYINKINSTKKFYDLAKVKVQDNSNYKKKLKNIDKELKILDDKFQKIYSDNLNGTINERNFKNLISGIESQQQRLINRKKYIENLYLNNDYKEKIYYEYKTKVDKILNFEEVDRFIIENLIDKIVVSENKITKEKNIDIYYKFKEPISIMNPPQHV is encoded by the coding sequence ATGAAGAAAATATGGAATGTAGCTATATATACACGTGTATCCACTGATAAAAAAGAACAATCAGAATCTATACCTGCTCAAATTCAAAGTTTGAAAAAATGGATACTAGAAAAAAACGGTAATGATAAACAGGAAATTTATAAACTTCAACAAGTATACAAAGATCAAGGATTTTCAGGATCTAATTTTGAAAGAGAAAGCTTTATAAATATGAAGAAGGATATAGAAAATGAAAAAATAAACATGGTATTAACTCGTGATTTATCTAGATTTGCAAGAAATTATATAACTGCGGGATATTACTTAGAAGATTATTTTAAAAATAAGGGTGTTAGATTTGTATCAGTATTGGATAATGTAGATACAATTGATGAAGTTGATGATATTGTACCCTTTAAAAATATTTTAAATGAAATGTATATTAAAGATTGTTCCAGAAGAACAAGAGATGGACTTAAACAAAGAATGATTAGAGGGTCATCAATTGCAAGTAAACCACCATATGGATATAGGTTTGAGGAAAATTATGATGAAAGTATTAAAAGTATAAAGTTAGTTCCAAGAGAAGATGAAACAACTAAAGTTGTTAAAAAGATTTTTGAACTATATATTCAGGGCTTTGGTATGGGGAGAATAGCAACTTACTTAAATGATAGAGGAATAGCACCACCATCGGCATTAATTAAAAATTTTAGTAGGTCAAAATTTAAACTATGGAATAATAACACTATACGATCTATACTTACGAATCCTAAATATGCTGGCATTATGGTTCAGGGAAGATGGAAAAAGGTTAGTTACAAAATTAAGAAGATAAGACCCACATCAAAGGATGAATGGATTATAGGAGGAGAGTTTAAAGGAATAGTATCAAAACAAATTTTTGAAATAGTTCAGGAACTTATGAAAAAAAGAAGTAAAGTTTTTAGACATAAAGGAGGAAACTTACATTTATTTTCAGGTGTTCTTAAGTGTAATGAATGTGGTGGAAGCATGAGTTATAGAGGTGATTTTAAAGGATATAAATGTACAAATAGTCAAATGGGAGGGGGGAGATGTACTGCCCATTCTATAAAGGAAGAATATTTAATAAAACAGATTAAAGAAAATATAAAAAAATATATAAATAAAATAAATAGTACAAAAAAATTTTATGATTTAGCAAAAGTAAAAGTACAAGACAATAGTAACTATAAAAAGAAACTAAAAAATATAGATAAAGAATTAAAAATATTAGATGACAAATTTCAAAAGATTTATTCTGATAATTTAAATGGAACAATTAATGAAAGAAATTTTAAAAATTTAATTAGTGGTATAGAGAGTCAGCAGCAAAGATTAATTAATAGAAAAAAATATATAGAAAATCTATACTTAAATAATGATTACAAAGAGAAAATATATTATGAGTACAAAACTAAGGTAGATAAAATATTAAATTTTGAAGAAGTTGATAGATTCATAATTGAGAATTTAATAGATAAAATTGTTGTTTCAGAAAATAAAATTACTAAAGAAAAAAATATAGATATTTATTATAAATTTAAAGAACCAATATCAATTATGAATCCACCGCAACATGTATAG
- a CDS encoding 5'-nucleotidase, lipoprotein e(P4) family produces the protein MSFKKKGLLISMVLSSSVLFSSFSSFAIDATYKVKSGDTLRKISTKYHMTWKHLAKLNNIKSPYLIFPNQILKLQENTQVPTSDPVCKPELKKQEITQKDLNEQLVMAELWMQNSAEYKALCYQAYNTAKVIVDQNVASFKKGDKPLALITDCDETVMENSIYDAGFIDHNDSHNDDNWNKWVDAAEGKAMPGAKKFLDYAHSKGVEIFYVTGRDEKNSLDGTMKNLKKIGFPCVDKYHMRLKTDTGNKEPRMKELEKKYNVIIYMGDDEGDFPVGSYNQDMKTRNSLADKHKNEFGSKFIVLPNPSYGHWESSLAKNYWKLTPEQKNALRKQLIKTWRCDNK, from the coding sequence ATGTCTTTTAAGAAAAAAGGTCTTTTAATTTCTATGGTTTTAAGTTCATCAGTATTATTTTCATCTTTTTCATCATTTGCTATAGATGCAACCTATAAGGTCAAATCAGGTGATACTTTAAGAAAAATAAGCACAAAATATCACATGACTTGGAAACATCTAGCTAAGTTAAATAATATAAAAAGTCCATATCTTATATTTCCAAATCAAATATTAAAACTTCAAGAAAACACTCAAGTACCTACTTCAGATCCAGTATGTAAACCAGAACTCAAAAAACAAGAAATCACTCAAAAAGATTTAAATGAACAATTAGTAATGGCAGAGCTTTGGATGCAAAATTCTGCTGAATACAAAGCTTTATGTTATCAAGCATATAATACAGCCAAAGTTATTGTCGATCAAAATGTAGCTTCATTTAAAAAAGGAGATAAACCTCTAGCATTAATTACAGATTGTGATGAAACAGTTATGGAAAATAGTATATATGACGCTGGATTTATAGATCATAATGATTCTCACAATGATGATAATTGGAATAAATGGGTTGATGCGGCTGAAGGTAAAGCCATGCCTGGCGCAAAGAAATTTTTAGATTATGCTCATAGCAAAGGTGTTGAAATATTTTATGTAACAGGCAGAGATGAAAAAAATTCTTTAGATGGTACAATGAAAAATCTTAAAAAAATAGGCTTCCCTTGTGTAGATAAATATCATATGCGTTTAAAAACCGATACAGGCAATAAAGAGCCTAGAATGAAAGAACTTGAAAAAAAATATAACGTTATAATATACATGGGAGATGATGAAGGTGATTTCCCAGTAGGTTCATATAACCAAGATATGAAAACTCGTAATTCCTTAGCTGACAAACATAAAAATGAATTTGGTTCTAAGTTCATAGTACTTCCAAATCCATCTTATGGTCACTGGGAATCATCCCTCGCTAAAAATTATTGGAAGCTAACTCCAGAACAAAAAAATGCTTTAAGAAAACAACTTATAAAAACATGGAGATGTGATAATAAATAA